One region of Chryseobacterium sp. SORGH_AS_0447 genomic DNA includes:
- a CDS encoding phosphopantetheine-binding protein, whose translation MENLREELKHKIIEVLNLEDVAVEEIKDTDPLFGGGLGLDSIDALELIVLLDKEYGIKLSDPKKGKEIFSSIDTMAKFIEENRTK comes from the coding sequence ATGGAAAACTTAAGAGAAGAATTAAAACACAAAATTATCGAAGTTCTTAATTTAGAAGACGTTGCAGTAGAAGAAATCAAAGATACGGATCCGTTGTTCGGGGGAGGTCTTGGATTGGATTCTATCGACGCCCTTGAGCTGATTGTTCTTTTGGATAAAGAATACGGTATCAAATTATCCGATCCTAAAAAAGGAAAGGAAATTTTCTCCTCCATCGATACCATGGCGAAATTTATCGAAGAAAACAGAACAAAATAA
- a CDS encoding 3-oxoacyl-ACP synthase produces MKKTDTCTIENSTIVLNNKIIFESPAENFSDFAKEAYKSLELNYPKFHKMDSLSKLAFLASEIILKNEDHSRTALVFSNRSSSLDTDFKYQESINSQDSYFPSPAVFVYTLPNICVGEISIRHKMQTENAFFVLDEFDEEFLNSYAQQILQSGKADKVLCGWVELYQESYKAFVYLLTA; encoded by the coding sequence ATGAAGAAAACAGATACCTGCACTATAGAAAATTCAACAATTGTTCTCAATAATAAAATCATTTTTGAATCGCCTGCTGAAAACTTTTCAGATTTTGCGAAAGAAGCCTATAAAAGCCTGGAACTGAACTATCCTAAATTTCATAAAATGGATAGCCTGAGCAAGCTGGCTTTCCTGGCCTCTGAAATAATCTTAAAAAATGAAGATCACAGCCGTACCGCTTTGGTATTTTCCAACAGGTCATCGAGTTTAGACACCGATTTCAAATATCAGGAAAGCATCAATTCCCAGGACAGTTACTTTCCGAGCCCGGCGGTTTTTGTATATACGCTGCCCAATATCTGTGTAGGTGAGATCAGCATCCGGCACAAAATGCAGACCGAGAATGCTTTTTTTGTACTGGATGAATTCGACGAAGAATTCCTGAACAGCTACGCCCAACAGATATTGCAGTCGGGAAAAGCCGATAAAGTATTGTGCGGCTGGGTAGAACTATATCAGGAAAGTTATAAAGCTTTTGTATATTTGCTGACTGCGTAA
- a CDS encoding type II toxin-antitoxin system RelE/ParE family toxin, producing the protein MTYKLILKSRAHIDLAEAIEYYQSKRKGLGNKFLKCVQKFFDRITKNPLHYSVKSNNFREVYIQQFPYVIIYEVIDNDIVVFSVFNTHQNPERKP; encoded by the coding sequence ATGACTTATAAATTAATTTTAAAGTCAAGAGCTCATATCGATTTAGCTGAAGCAATTGAATATTATCAAAGTAAAAGAAAAGGTTTAGGTAATAAATTTCTGAAATGTGTTCAAAAGTTTTTTGATAGAATTACTAAAAATCCGTTGCACTATTCTGTAAAAAGCAATAATTTTCGTGAAGTTTATATCCAACAATTCCCTTACGTCATTATTTATGAAGTTATAGATAATGATATTGTAGTTTTCTCTGTTTTCAACACCCATCAAAACCCGGAACGAAAGCCTTAA
- a CDS encoding addiction module family protein, protein MESSVDIRKRIHEFIDTADERILRIFKRIIDDTEKEEDNYSAVPDWYYEKLELEREKHIKGETPSYTWEEVKQRLMRDYDL, encoded by the coding sequence ATGGAATCCAGTGTAGATATAAGAAAAAGAATTCACGAATTCATCGATACCGCTGATGAAAGAATTTTGCGTATTTTCAAAAGAATCATTGATGATACTGAAAAAGAAGAAGACAATTATTCTGCTGTTCCCGATTGGTACTACGAAAAGCTTGAACTTGAAAGAGAGAAGCACATAAAAGGTGAAACTCCCTCATATACTTGGGAAGAAGTGAAGCAAAGGTTGATGAGGGATTATGACTTATAA